From Pseudoalteromonas sp. Scap06:
TGTTTGTGATCTAGAGGGAGCTAATAAATATATATCGTCACTAAAAGCAAAATACGCTTCTTCTATGGTCCATACTCATATCTATATAAAAAGTGAATTTTTAAACCCTAGAAACAAGTTTTCTTACAAAGATGTCAATCATCAAATAACGTCAGAGGAGTTCGTCGAATTGTTCAAAGTTAAACGTCCTCTATAATGGAATGGCTACTGAATCAATATGAGACAAACTAATCAACAATCTCACTTTTTATTAGATTGTTTCTTTTTCTATTAGAATGTCTCATTTTTTAATAGCAGAATACATTTTACGCGTATTGCCCAGCGGCAAATCCACAGCTCCACGCGTATTGGAAATTATAGCCTCCTAGCCAACCCGTTACATCGGTCACTTCACCAATAAAGTATAAACCTTTGGCTTTTTTAGCCTCAAATGTTTTTGAGCTTAGCTCATCGGTATCTACACCACCTAAAGTCACTTCTGCGGTTCTGTAACCCTCAGTACCATTTGGCTTAATTTGCCACGCATGAATATAATCAGCAAGCGCATCAATTTGGCTATGCGTTAGCTGATTAATATTGCAATCAGGAATAGCTTTACTGTTATGGAGTATTTCAACAAAACGCTTAGGAAGGATAGTAGCGAGGCTATTTTTTAACGATTTTTGCGCTTGCGTTTCTCGCCAATCGGCTAGCTGTTGCTTTAAATCGAGTTCAGGTAATAAATTGATCGTCACCGCCTGACCTGCTCGCCAAAATGAGCTTATTTGTAATATGGCAGGCCCGGATAAGCCGCGGTGAGTAAATAGAATATTCTCTTTAAATACAGTACCATCTTCGCTTGCAACTTCACAAGGAATACTAATGCCAGAAAGCCCTTCAAAACGCTCTTTATCGTGTTGATGTAAGGTAAAGGGAACTAAAGCAGCCATCGTCGGCAATACCTTTAAACCAAATTGCTCTGCAATTTTATAACCTATTGGCGTCGCGCCAAGTTTAGGCATAGTTAAACCGCCCGATGCGACAACTAACGACTCGCAGGTCAGAGTTTCTTGCTCAGTTGTGACACTGTAACCTGTTGCTGTTTTAGCTACATTTAACACTTCGCTGCGTAGTTTAATTGTAACGCCAGCCCACTCACATTCGGTTAGTAAAATATCAACAATGTCTTGTGCGCTATTGTCACAAAATAATTGTCCCAATGTTTTATGGTGATACGCCAAACCATGTCGGTCTACAAGCTCTACAAAGTCATGTTGGGTATAACGACTTAAGCACGACTTTACAAAATGGGGATTAGTGCATAAATAGTTATTAGGGCTCGCATTTTCGTTAGTAAAATTACATCGCCCGCCACCACTAATTAAAATTTTACGTCCTGGCTTTTTACCCATATCAAGCACTGTAACACTTCGGCCGCGATATCCTGCTTGTGCTGCACACATTAAACCTGCAGCTCCGGCACCGATCACTATCACATCAAGGTGAGTCATTTGGTCATCTCTTAAAAACTTTGGTGAATTATAACAAAGTTTCGGTAACAACAAGATAGCTGTTATATTGTTTTTAATTTATCAATAAAGATTAAATAATGATAAAAAACACCAAAAAAATCTAATACATTAGGATCGTCAACATAATAAAAACAAATACAAAACGACTGAAAGCTTACTAAATTCACGGTTATAACTAAATGAGATAGGCACATACGTATTTAATATTTCAAAATTATTAACAGATCATTTACCTTTGTACCCGCTTTGTGGCTTTCCACAAATAATAATAAAACTAAGGGTAATTATGACTTCTAATAATTCATTTAAAAAATGCGCTGTTGCGCTAACAATAAGTACACTATTTGCAGCCAGCTCAAGCATGGCAAATCCAGCACAAGCA
This genomic window contains:
- a CDS encoding NAD(P)/FAD-dependent oxidoreductase; translation: MTHLDVIVIGAGAAGLMCAAQAGYRGRSVTVLDMGKKPGRKILISGGGRCNFTNENASPNNYLCTNPHFVKSCLSRYTQHDFVELVDRHGLAYHHKTLGQLFCDNSAQDIVDILLTECEWAGVTIKLRSEVLNVAKTATGYSVTTEQETLTCESLVVASGGLTMPKLGATPIGYKIAEQFGLKVLPTMAALVPFTLHQHDKERFEGLSGISIPCEVASEDGTVFKENILFTHRGLSGPAILQISSFWRAGQAVTINLLPELDLKQQLADWRETQAQKSLKNSLATILPKRFVEILHNSKAIPDCNINQLTHSQIDALADYIHAWQIKPNGTEGYRTAEVTLGGVDTDELSSKTFEAKKAKGLYFIGEVTDVTGWLGGYNFQYAWSCGFAAGQYA